The following proteins are co-located in the Myroides profundi genome:
- a CDS encoding 2,3,4,5-tetrahydropyridine-2,6-dicarboxylate N-succinyltransferase produces MTHLQEVIEKAWDDRSLLQDQNTQNTIREVIELIDSGKLRVAEPKGTEWQINEWVKKAVVLYFPIQKMETLEAGIFEYHDKMPLKKNFAEKGIRVVPNAVARHGAYISSGVILMPSYVNIGAYVDEGTMVDTWATVGSCAQIGKHVHLSGGVGIGGVLEPLQAAPVIIEDNAFIGSRCIVVEGVRVGKEAVLGANVVLTASTKIIDVTGDTPKEIKGYVPERSVVIPGSYTKKFPAGEFQVPCALIIGQRKPSTDLKTSLNDALREYNVAV; encoded by the coding sequence ATGACGCACTTACAAGAAGTAATCGAAAAAGCGTGGGACGACCGCTCACTATTACAAGATCAAAACACTCAAAATACTATTCGTGAAGTTATAGAGCTGATTGACAGTGGTAAATTGCGTGTAGCTGAACCTAAGGGAACAGAATGGCAAATCAATGAATGGGTAAAAAAGGCAGTAGTGCTATACTTCCCTATCCAAAAGATGGAAACTTTAGAAGCTGGTATCTTCGAATACCACGATAAAATGCCTCTGAAGAAGAATTTTGCTGAGAAGGGAATCAGAGTAGTGCCTAATGCTGTGGCTCGTCATGGGGCTTATATCTCATCAGGTGTTATCCTTATGCCGTCTTATGTGAATATAGGTGCTTATGTAGATGAAGGAACGATGGTAGATACATGGGCTACAGTTGGGTCTTGTGCTCAGATAGGTAAACATGTTCACTTATCAGGTGGTGTAGGTATCGGAGGAGTGCTAGAACCTCTACAGGCTGCGCCTGTTATTATTGAAGACAATGCATTCATCGGATCGCGTTGTATCGTAGTAGAAGGTGTTCGCGTAGGGAAAGAGGCTGTATTAGGTGCTAATGTAGTGTTAACAGCATCTACTAAAATTATAGATGTAACAGGAGATACTCCTAAAGAAATAAAAGGATATGTGCCAGAGCGATCTGTAGTGATACCGGGTTCATATACAAAGAAATTCCCTGCTGGTGAGTTCCAAGTGCCTTGTGCGTTAATCATCGGACAGAGAAAACCATCTAC
- a CDS encoding NAD(P)-dependent oxidoreductase, with translation MKTIGWIGLGNMGTPMAHNLLKAGYKLNFYRRDNAKTSPLIAEGATPIEDLIDFIAKTDIIFLTLPDDKIVESTFEQILTTDLKGKTFVNSSTISPALAEKLYQQVQEKEAFYLDAPVSGSVKPAIDGTLLFLVGGDLEDHLTCEPLFEAMGKSHYYLGTAGSGSKAKLAINYYMSVVVQGLAETVLFAEQNGINREMMTAIVNDSACGSGMSKIKTSAILEDNYPAAFPLKFMLKDIRLAQDAGWDTALTQAAEQAYAKASEQGLAEQDLMAVIKAIQ, from the coding sequence ATGAAAACAATAGGATGGATAGGATTAGGAAATATGGGAACCCCTATGGCACACAATCTTTTAAAGGCAGGTTATAAGCTAAACTTTTATAGAAGAGACAATGCTAAAACCTCTCCGCTTATCGCTGAAGGAGCTACTCCTATAGAAGACCTGATAGATTTTATCGCTAAGACAGATATTATCTTTCTAACACTGCCTGATGATAAAATAGTAGAAAGTACTTTTGAGCAAATTCTCACTACGGATCTAAAGGGAAAAACATTCGTTAACAGTAGTACAATATCGCCTGCATTAGCTGAGAAACTATATCAACAAGTACAAGAGAAAGAGGCTTTCTATCTAGATGCTCCTGTATCAGGAAGTGTAAAGCCTGCTATAGATGGTACGCTCTTATTCTTAGTAGGTGGTGATCTAGAAGATCATTTGACTTGCGAACCTCTTTTTGAAGCAATGGGTAAAAGCCATTATTACTTAGGAACGGCAGGTAGTGGTAGCAAAGCTAAACTAGCAATTAATTACTATATGTCTGTGGTAGTACAAGGGCTAGCAGAGACTGTACTATTCGCAGAACAGAATGGAATAAATAGAGAGATGATGACTGCTATCGTAAATGATAGTGCATGTGGCTCTGGTATGAGTAAGATAAAGACCTCTGCTATACTAGAAGATAACTATCCTGCTGCATTTCCATTAAAATTTATGCTAAAGGACATTCGCCTAGCACAAGATGCAGGATGGGATACTGCACTGACACAAGCTGCAGAACAGGCGTATGCAAAGGCTAGTGAACAAGGATTAGCAGAACAAGACTTAATGGCTGTAATCAAAGCCATTCAATAA